One Enterococcus silesiacus genomic window carries:
- a CDS encoding GTP-binding protein TypA: protein MKYREDIRNVAIIAHVDHGKTTLVDELLKQSDTLDGHTQLQERAMDSNAIESERGITILAKNTAVDYKGTRINILDTPGHADFGGEVERIMKMVDGVVLVVDAYEGTMPQTRFVLKKALEQKVTPIVVVNKIDKPSARPEHVVDEVLELFIELGADDDQLDFPVIYASALNGTSSNSDNPEDQEPTMAPIFDQIIEHVPAPVDNSDEPLQFQVSLLDYNDYVGRIGIGRVFRGTMKVGDQVALMKLDGSVKNFRVTKIFGFFGLQRVEINEAKAGDLIAVSGMEDIFVGETVADVAHQEALPILHIDEPTLQMTFLVNNSPFAGREGKYVTSRKIEERLMAELQTDVSLLVEPIGPDSWTVSGRGELHLSILIENMRREGYELQVSRPEVIEREIEGVKCEPFERVQIDTPEEYMGSVIESLSLRKGEMQDMIHTGNGQIRLIFLAPARGLIGYTTEFLSMTRGYGIMHHTFDQYLPMIQGTIGGRRQGALVSIDTGKATTYSIMSIEERGTVFVEPTTDVYEGMIIGENNRDNDLTVNITRAKQMTNVRSANKDQTSVIKKAKILTLEESLEFLNEDEYCEVTPESIRLRKQILNKNEREKASKKKKVAE, encoded by the coding sequence TTGAAATACAGAGAAGATATTAGAAACGTGGCAATCATCGCCCACGTCGATCACGGTAAAACAACATTAGTAGATGAACTATTAAAACAATCAGATACTTTAGATGGCCACACGCAATTACAAGAACGCGCGATGGATTCAAACGCTATTGAAAGCGAACGTGGAATCACGATCTTAGCTAAAAATACAGCGGTTGATTACAAAGGCACTCGTATTAACATTTTGGATACACCTGGACACGCGGACTTCGGTGGTGAAGTTGAGCGTATCATGAAAATGGTCGATGGTGTCGTTTTAGTTGTTGATGCTTATGAAGGAACGATGCCTCAAACGCGTTTCGTATTGAAAAAAGCATTGGAACAAAAAGTAACACCAATCGTTGTTGTTAATAAAATTGACAAACCCTCAGCGCGTCCTGAACACGTTGTTGATGAAGTCTTAGAATTATTTATCGAATTAGGTGCCGATGATGATCAATTGGATTTCCCAGTTATTTATGCATCAGCTCTAAATGGAACATCAAGCAACTCTGATAATCCAGAAGACCAAGAACCAACAATGGCACCAATCTTTGACCAAATTATTGAACACGTGCCAGCACCAGTGGATAATTCAGATGAACCATTACAATTCCAAGTATCATTATTAGACTACAATGATTACGTTGGACGTATCGGTATCGGCCGTGTGTTCCGTGGGACAATGAAAGTTGGCGACCAAGTTGCCTTGATGAAATTGGATGGTAGCGTGAAAAACTTCCGTGTAACTAAAATCTTTGGTTTCTTTGGACTTCAACGTGTTGAAATCAATGAAGCAAAAGCAGGCGATTTGATTGCCGTTTCAGGTATGGAAGATATCTTCGTTGGTGAAACTGTTGCTGACGTAGCACACCAAGAAGCTTTGCCAATTCTACACATTGATGAACCAACATTACAAATGACATTCTTAGTAAATAACTCTCCATTTGCTGGTCGTGAAGGTAAATACGTCACTTCTCGTAAAATTGAAGAGCGCTTAATGGCAGAACTACAAACAGATGTATCCTTACTTGTAGAACCAATTGGTCCCGATTCTTGGACTGTATCTGGTCGTGGTGAGTTGCATTTATCAATCTTGATTGAAAATATGCGTCGTGAAGGCTACGAATTACAAGTTTCACGTCCTGAAGTTATCGAACGTGAAATTGAAGGCGTAAAATGTGAACCGTTTGAACGCGTTCAAATCGATACTCCTGAAGAATACATGGGTAGTGTTATCGAATCATTAAGCCTGCGTAAAGGTGAAATGCAAGATATGATCCACACTGGTAATGGTCAAATTCGTTTGATCTTCTTAGCACCAGCTCGTGGTCTGATCGGTTATACAACTGAATTCTTATCAATGACCCGTGGCTATGGTATTATGCATCACACGTTTGATCAATATCTACCAATGATTCAAGGAACAATTGGCGGACGCCGTCAAGGAGCACTTGTTTCAATCGATACAGGTAAAGCAACGACTTATAGTATCATGAGTATTGAAGAACGTGGAACAGTCTTTGTAGAGCCTACAACTGACGTTTATGAAGGAATGATCATCGGTGAAAACAACCGTGACAATGACTTGACTGTAAACATCACAAGAGCAAAACAAATGACAAATGTTCGTTCAGCCAACAAAGACCAAACATCAGTAATCAAAAAAGCAAAAATCCTTACATTAGAAGAGTCGTTAGAATTCTTGAATGAAGATGAGTATTGTGAAGTAACACCAGAAAGCATTCGTTTAAGAAAACAAATTCTTAATAAAAACGAACGTGAAAAAGCTAGTAAAAAGAAAAAAGTAGCTGAATAA